A section of the Pseudorasbora parva isolate DD20220531a chromosome 2, ASM2467924v1, whole genome shotgun sequence genome encodes:
- the aclya gene encoding ATP-citrate synthase, protein MSAKAISEQTGKEFLYKHICTTAAVQNRFRYANVTTETDWERLVQDHPWLLTERLVVKPDQLIKRRGKLGLVGVNLDLKGVKEWLRPRLMKETMVGKAKGILKNFLIEPFVAHKQEEEFYVCIYATREGDYMLFHHEGGVDVGDVDSKALKLLVGVDEKISADTVKSQLLTNAPADKKEMLTSFLVGLFNLYEDLYFTYLEINPLVVTKDGVYVLDMAAKIDATADYLCKAKWGDVEFPPPFGREAYPEEAYIADLDAKSGASLKLTLLNPRGRIWTMVAGGGASVVYSDTICDLGGVNELANYGEYSGAPSEQQTYDYAKTILSLMTREKHINGKVLIIGGSIANFTNVAATFKGIVRAIKDYQDPLKEHEVTIFVRRGGPNYQEGLRVMGEVGKTTGIPIHVFGTETHMTAIVGMALGHRPIATQPRGAAHTANFLLNASGGTTTPASSRSASFSEVKTGAENSSGQKTRAGLPPAKSTTLFSNHTKAIVWGMQTRAVQGMLDFDYVCSRQEPSVAAMVYPFTGDHKQKFYWGHKEVLLPVYKNMADAMKKHPEVDVLISFASLRSAYDSTIETMQFPQIRTIAIIAEGIPEALTRKIIKMADEKGITIIGPATVGGIKPGCFKIGNTGGMLDNILASKLYRPGSVAYVSRSGGMSNELNNIISRTTDGVYEGVAIGGDRYPGSVFMDHVLRYQDTPGVKMIVVLGEIGGNEEYKICDGIKEGRITKPVVSWCIGTCATLFSSEVQFGHAGACANQASETAVAKNQALEEAGAFVPKSFDELGEVIKSVYDNLVAKGVIVPAKELPPPTVPMDYSWARELGLIRKPASFMTSICDERGQELIYAGMPITEVFKSEIGLGGTLGLLWFQRRLPRYACQFIEMCLMVTADHGPAVSGAHNTIVCARAGKDLISSLTSGLLTIGDRFGGALDAAAKQFSKAFDSGMLPMEFVNKMKKDGKLIMGIGHRVKSINNPDMRVQILKDFVKQHFPATQLLDYALEVEKITTSKKPNLILNVDGFIGVAFVDLLRNCGGFTRDEADEFVEIGALNGIFVLGRSMGFIGHYLDQKRLKQGLYRHPWDDISYVLPEHMTM, encoded by the exons ATGTCAGCCAAAGCCATCTCCGAGCAGACGGGGAAGGAATTCCTTTACAAACACATTTGCACTACAGCCGCCGTACAGAACCGCTTCCGCTATGCTAATGTGACCACAGAAACCGACTGGGAGCGTCTGGTCCAGGATCACCCCTGGCTTCTGACGGAG CGGTTAGTCGTTAAGCCAGATCAGCTGATCAAGCGCAGAGGAAAACTGGGACTGGTGGGTGTGAACCTGGATCTGAAGGGTGTAAAGGAATGGCTCAGACCCCGCCTTATGAAGGAGACAATG gTAGGGAAGGCTAAAGGCATTCTCAAGAACTTCCTGATTGAGCCCTTTGTAGCCCATAAGCAG GAGGAGGAGTTTTACGTGTGCATCTATGCAACACGTGAAGGTGATTACATGCTCTTCCATCATGAGGGTGGTGTGGACGTGGGTGATGTAGACTCTAAAGCCTTGAAGCTCCTGGTGGGAGTGGATGAGAAGATCAGCGCGGACACAGTCAAGAGTCAGCTCCTCACAAACGCCCCTGCAGATAAGAAAGA GATGTTGACTAGTTTCCTGGTGGGCTTGTTCAACCTGTATGAAGACTTATACTTTACATACTTGGAGATCAACCCTCTTG TGGTCACTAAGGATGGAGTGTATGTGCTGGACATGGCTGCTAAAATCGATGCCACAGCCGATTACTTGTGTAAGGCCAAGTGGGGTGATGTGGAGTTTCCCCCTCCCTTCGGCAGAGAAGCCTATCCTGAG GAGGCCTACATAGCAGATCTAGATGCTAAGAGTGGTGCCAGCCTCAAACTCACTCTTCTGAATCCTCGCGGACGGATCTGGACCATGGTGGCAGGGGGCGGAGCTTCTGTTGTGTACAG TGATACAATTTGTGATCTGGGAGGAGTTAATGAACTGGCCAATTATGGCGAGTATTCAGGTGCTCCTAGTGAACAACAAACATATGATTATGCCAAAACCATCCTCTCCCTGATGACCCGTGAGAAACACATCAATG GTAAAGTCCTGATCATTGGAGGCAGCATTGCCAACTTCACTAATGTAGCAGCAACGTTTAAG GGTATTGTCAGGGCTATCAAAGATTACCAGGACCCTCTGAAAGAGCATGAGGTCACTATATTTGTCCGTCGTGGTGGCCCCAACTACCAGGAAGGTTTAAGAGTGATGGGTGAAGTTG gAAAGACCACCGGTATCCCCATTCATGTTTTTGGCACTGAGACCCACATGACCGCTATTGTTGGAATGGCATTAGGTCATAGGCCAATCGCCACACAGCCTCGTGGCGCTGCCCACACCGCAAACTTCCTTCTCAATGCTAGCGGTGGAACCACA ACTCCAGCATCATCCAGATCAGCCTCTTTTTCTGAGGTCAAAACTGGAGCAGAAAACTCATCAGGTCAAAAGACTCGTGCTGGACTTCCTCCAG CCAAAAGCACCACTCTGTTCAGTAACCACACCAAGGCCATAGTGTGGGGGATGCAGACACGTGCGGTGCAGGGCATGCTGGACTTCGATTATGTGTGCTCACGTCAGGAACCGTCAGTAGCAGCCATGGTTTACCCCTTCAC TGGAGACCATAAGCAGAAGTTTTACTGGGGCCATAAGGAGGTCCTGCTGCCGGTCTATAAGAACATGGCTGATGCAATGAAGAAACATCCAGAAGTGGATGTGCTCATCAGTTTTGCCTCCCTCCGATCTGCCTATGACAGCACCATAGAGACCATGCAGTTCCCACAG ATTCGCACCATAGCAATCATAGCTGAGGGTATTCCGGAGGCTTTGACTCGCAAGATCATCAAAATGGCAGATGAGAAGGGAATCACTATCATTGGACCTGCAACG GTCGGCGGTATTAAACCAGGCTGTTTTAAGATCGGTAATACGGGTGGGATGCTGGATAACATCCTGGCGTCTAAGCTGTACAGGCCAGGAAGTGTGGCCTACGTCTCCCGCTCCGGTGGAATGTCCAATGAGCTCAACAACATCATCTCACGCACTACAGATGGCGTTTATGAAGGAGTTGCAATCGGAGGAGACAG ATATCCAGGCTCTGTTTTTATGGATCACGTGTTGAGGTATCAAGACACACCAGGAGTCAAGATGATCGTTGTGCTCGGAGAG ATTGGAGGAAATGAAGAGTACAAGATTTGCGACGGCATTAAAGAAGGCAGGATCACCAAACCTGTGGTCAGCTGGTGCATCGGGACCTGTGCCACCCTGTTCTCCTCTGAG GTCCAGTTTGGCCACGCTGGAGCTTGTGCTAACCAGGCGTCTGAGACGGCAGTGGCAAAGAACCAAGCTCTGGAAGAGGCAGGAGCCTTTGTGCCCAAGAGTTTTGATGAGCTGGGAGAAGTCATCAA ATCAGTGTATGATAATCTGGTAGCCAAGGGTGTGATCGTGCCTGCTAAAGAGCTTCCTCCGCCCACAGTACCAATGGATTATTCCTGGGCACGT GAGCTGGGTCTGATCCGTAAACCTGCATCCTTCATGACGAGTATCTGTGATGAGAGGGGGCAGGAGCTCATTTACGCTGGCATGCCTATTACTGAGGTCTTTAAGTCTGAGATCGGACTGGGCGGAACTCTTGGCCTGCTCTGGTTCCAGAGGAG GCTGCCGCGCTATGCATGTCAGTTTATCGAGATGTGTCTGATGGTGACGGCGGATCACGGCCCTGCTGTGTCTGGAGCTCATAACACCATTGTGTGTGCACGTGCTGGCAAAGACCTGATCTCCAGCCTCACCTCGGGACTCCTGACCATT GGGGACCGTTTTGGAGGCGCTCTGGACGCAGCTGCAAAGCAGTTCAGTAAGGCGTTTGACAGTGGCATGCTGCCTATGGAGTTTGTCAACAAAATGAAGAAAGATGGCAAACTCATAATGGGCATCGGACACAGGGTGAAATCG ATCAATAATCCTGACATGCGGGTGCAGATCCTCAAAGACTTTGTAAAACAGCATTTTCCTGCCACTCAGCTGCTGGACTACGCTCTGGAGGTGGAGAAGATCACCACCTCAAAG AAACCAAACCTTATCCTGAATGTTGATGGTTTCATTGGAGTGGCATTTGTGGATCTGCTGAGGAACTGTGGCGGCTTCACTCG CGATGAGGCAGATGAGTTTGTGGAAATCGGAGCTCTGAATGGAATCTTTGTGTTGGGACGCAGCATGGGATTCATAG GTCATTATCTGGACCAGAAGCGGTTGAAGCAGGGTTTGTACCGCCATCCTTGGGATGATATTTCTTATGTACTTCCAGAACACATGACCATGTAA